The candidate division KSB1 bacterium DNA segment CTCGGGCTGTTGAAACGCTTGCACCTATGCAACTTCAAGCTGTGGCACGAGGAGGACGAAGCACGTAGGGAGGACGTGCCAGATGCCGTGATTGTGCAGCATAAGCGAGCCATCGACCGTTGGAACCAGCATCGCAACGACACCATCGAGCAGTTGGACGAGTTTCTGCTCGCTGCCCTGGTGCGGGAAGGGGTGCGTGTCCGTTGCGATGCAGAGCAGAACTCTGAAACGCCCGGGAGTATCCTCGATCGGCTTTCCATTGCATCGCTCAAGATCTACCACATGGCCGAGCAGGCGGGCCGCACTGACGTCGACGTTCAGCACCGGCAGGTGTGCGCCGCCAAACACAAAGTGCTCCGTGAACAGCGCCAGGACCTGCTGGTCTGTTTCGAACGCCTTCTTGTTGAACTGCTCTCCGGGCAAAAGCGGCTCAAGCTCTATAAGCAGTTCAAGATGTACAACGACCCCACGCTGAATCCGGCCTTATACTCTGCACGGAAACGCCAGGGGGGGAAGGCCCCGTGAAGGAAAAGCTTTACGCCTACCTCACGCATCGGCAAAGCGCCGTTTCTTCCGTACAGCTTGTCAGGGACGTGTTGAGAATTCAGGGAGCCACGGCGCAGCTGGCGGATACCTTGA contains these protein-coding regions:
- a CDS encoding DUF4254 domain-containing protein translates to MLRGAAKPAQARDEATRRLIELARVEELATQLDSWTELWHREPAEEEEATVGFLGLLKRLHLCNFKLWHEEDEARREDVPDAVIVQHKRAIDRWNQHRNDTIEQLDEFLLAALVREGVRVRCDAEQNSETPGSILDRLSIASLKIYHMAEQAGRTDVDVQHRQVCAAKHKVLREQRQDLLVCFERLLVELLSGQKRLKLYKQFKMYNDPTLNPALYSARKRQGGKAP